Proteins co-encoded in one Vidua macroura isolate BioBank_ID:100142 chromosome 13, ASM2450914v1, whole genome shotgun sequence genomic window:
- the GPX1 gene encoding glutathione peroxidase 1, which yields MAATGAGGRAAGLEELSARPLGAAKPLSLGSLRGKVLLVVNVASLUGTTTRDFLQLNELQQRYGPRGLQVLGFPCNQFGHQENGTNDEILPMLEHVRPGNGYKPNFIMFEKCEVNGKDAHPLFTFLKEALPFPHDDPSSLMTNPQYIIWSPVCRNDIAWNFEKFLIGPDGVPFKRYSRRFETIKIQDDIELLLQKVA from the exons ATGGCGGCGACGGGAGCAGGCGGGCGCGCGgcggggctggaggagctgtcGGCGAGGCCCCTGGGCGCGGCGAAGCCGCTGTCGCTGGGCTCGCTGCGGGGcaaggtgctgctggtggtCAATGTGGCGTCGCTCTGAGGCACGACCACGCGCGACTTCCTGCAGCTCAACGAGCTGCAGCAGCGCTACGGCCCCCGCGGGCTCCAGGTCCTCGGCTTCCCCTGCAACCAGTTCGGTCACCAG GAAAACGGCACCAACGATGAGATCCTTCCCATGCTCGAGCACGTTCGTCCTGGCAACGGGTACAAGCCCAATTTCATCATGTTCGAGAAGTGCGAGGTGAACGGGAAGGATGCGCACCCCCTCTTCACCTTCCTGAAAGAGGCGCTGCCCTTCCCGCACGACGACCCCTCCTCGCTGATGACCAACCCGCAGTACATCATCTGGTCCCCGGTGTGCCGCAATGACATCGCCTGGAACTTCGAGAAGTTCCTCATTGGCCCCGACGGTGTGCCCTTCAAACGCTACAGCCGGCGTTTCGAAACCATCAAGATCCAGGACGACATTGAGTTGCTTCTGCAGAAGGTTGCCTAG
- the RHOA gene encoding transforming protein RhoA, translating to MAAIRKKLVIVGDGACGKTCLLIVFSKDQFPEVYVPTVFENYVADIEVDGKQVELALWDTAGQEDYDRLRPLSYPDTDVILMCFSIDSPDSLENIPEKWTPEVKHFCPNVPIILVGNKKDLRNDEHTRRELAKMKQEPVKPEEGRDMANRIGAFGYMECSAKTKDGVREVFEMATRAALQARRGKKKSGCLLL from the exons atGGCAGCCATTCGAAAAAAGCTGGTTATAGTGGGAGATGGTGCCTGTGGAAAGACCTGTCTGCTGATTGTATTTAGCAAAGACCAGTTCCCTGAAGTGTATGTTCCCACTGTCTTTGAAAATTACGTAGCAGATATTGAAGTGGATGGAAAGCAG GTTGAGTTGGCTTTGTGGGATACAGCAGGACAGGAAGACTACGATCGACTTAGACCGCTTTCTTATCCAGATACTGATGTTATACTTATGTGTTTTTCAATTGATAGTCCTGATAGTTTAG aaaacatcCCAGAGAAGTGGACCCCAGAGGTGAAGCATTTCTGCCCCAACGTGCCTATCATCTTGGTAGGAAACAAGAAGGACCTGAGGAATGACGAGCACACAAGACGAGAGCTGGCCAAAATGAAGCAG GAGCCTGTCAAGCCCGAGGAAGGCCGGGATATGGCAAACCGCATTGGTGCATTTGGCTACATGGAGTGTTCGGCAAAGACCAAAGACGGTGTGAGGGAGGTGTTTGAAATGGCCACTAGAGCTGCTTTGCAAGCCCGGCGTGGCAAGAAAAAGTCCGGGTGCCTTCTCTTATAA